One window from the genome of Oryctolagus cuniculus chromosome 1, mOryCun1.1, whole genome shotgun sequence encodes:
- the SLC37A4 gene encoding glucose-6-phosphate exchanger SLC37A4 isoform X11 yields MTWVSCCPLPSPAGLITSSQSAAYAISKFVSGVLSDQMSARWLFSSGLLLVGLVNIVFSWSSAVPVFAALWFLNGLAQGLGWPPCGKVLRKWFEPSQFGTWWAILSTSMNLAGGLGPILATVLAQSYSWRSTLALSGALCVAVSFLCLVLIHNEPADVGLRNLDPTPSKGKKGSSKEESTLQELLLSPYLWVLSTGYLVVFGVKTCCTDWGQFFLIQEKGQSALVGSSYMSALEVGGLVGSIAAGFLSDRAMAKAGLSVYGSPRHGLLLLMMAGMTASMYLFRVTVTSDSPKEVAFWTAALHPLAELTGFTEHELWILVLGAVFGFSSYGPIALFGVIANESAPPNLCGTSHAIVGLMANGGAGS; encoded by the exons ATGACCTGG GTGTCCTGCTGcccgctcccctcccctgcagggctCATCACCAGCAGCCAGTCGGCAGCCTATGCCATCAGCAAGTTTGTGAGCGGCGTGCTGTCCGACCAGATGAGTGCCCGCTGGCTCTTCTCCTCCGGGCTGCTCCTGGTCGGCCTGGTCAACATAGTGTTTTCCTGGAGCTCCGCGGTCCCTGTCTTCGCCGCTCTCTGGTTCCTTAAtggcctggcccaggggctgggctggcccccCTGCGGGAAGGTCTTGCGGAAG TGGTTTGAGCCATCTCAGTTTGGCACTTGGTGGGCCATCCTGTCAACCAGCATGAACCTGGCTGGAGGGCTGGGCCCCATCCTGGCCACTGTCCTGGCCCAGAGCTACAgctggcgcagcacgctggcgcTGTCTGGGGCCCTGTGTGTGGCTGTCTCCTTCCTCTGTCTCGTGCTCATCCACAATGAACCTGCCGATGTTGGACTCCGCAACCTGGACCCCACCCCCTCCAAGGGCAAGAAGG GCTCCTCGAAGGAGGAGAGCACCCTGCAGGAGCTGCTGCTCTCCCCCTACCTGTGGGTGCTCTCCACTGGCTACCTGGTGGTGTTTGGAGTAAAAACCTGCTGTACCGACTGGGGCCAGTTCTTCCTTATCCAGGAGAAAGGGCAGTCGGCCCTCGTGG GTAGCTCCTACATGAGTGCCCTGGAGGTCGGGGGCCTTGTAGGCAGCATCGCAGCTGGCTTCCTGTCAGACCGGGCCATGGCCAAG GCGGGGCTGTCCGTGTACGGGAGCCCTCGCCATGGCCTGTTGCTGCTCATGATGGCCGGCATGACAGCGTCCATGTACCTCTTCCGGGTGACGGTGACCAGTGACTCCCCCAAG GAGGTAGCTTTCTGGACTGCGGCTCTCCACCCTCTCGCTGAGCTCACAGGCTTTACGGAGCACGAG ctctggatcctggtgTTGGGAGCTGTGTTTGGTTTCTCCTCATATGGCCCCATCGCCTTGTTTGGAGTCATAGCCAATGAGAGTGCTCCTCCCAACTTATGCGGCACCTCTCATGCCATTGTGGGACTCATGGCCAATG GTGGCGCTGGAAGTTAA
- the SLC37A4 gene encoding glucose-6-phosphate exchanger SLC37A4 isoform X7 produces the protein MTWVSCCPLPSPAGLITSSQSAAYAISKFVSGVLSDQMSARWLFSSGLLLVGLVNIVFSWSSAVPVFAALWFLNGLAQGLGWPPCGKVLRKWFEPSQFGTWWAILSTSMNLAGGLGPILATVLAQSYSWRSTLALSGALCVAVSFLCLVLIHNEPADVGLRNLDPTPSKGKKGSSKEESTLQELLLSPYLWVLSTGYLVVFGVKTCCTDWGQFFLIQEKGQSALVGSSYMSALEVGGLVGSIAAGFLSDRAMAKAGLSVYGSPRHGLLLLMMAGMTASMYLFRVTVTSDSPKLWILVLGAVFGFSSYGPIALFGVIANESAPPNLCGTSHAIVGLMANVGGFLAGLPFSTIAKHYSWGTAFWVAELVCAASTAAFFLLRNIRTKMGRVPKKAE, from the exons ATGACCTGG GTGTCCTGCTGcccgctcccctcccctgcagggctCATCACCAGCAGCCAGTCGGCAGCCTATGCCATCAGCAAGTTTGTGAGCGGCGTGCTGTCCGACCAGATGAGTGCCCGCTGGCTCTTCTCCTCCGGGCTGCTCCTGGTCGGCCTGGTCAACATAGTGTTTTCCTGGAGCTCCGCGGTCCCTGTCTTCGCCGCTCTCTGGTTCCTTAAtggcctggcccaggggctgggctggcccccCTGCGGGAAGGTCTTGCGGAAG TGGTTTGAGCCATCTCAGTTTGGCACTTGGTGGGCCATCCTGTCAACCAGCATGAACCTGGCTGGAGGGCTGGGCCCCATCCTGGCCACTGTCCTGGCCCAGAGCTACAgctggcgcagcacgctggcgcTGTCTGGGGCCCTGTGTGTGGCTGTCTCCTTCCTCTGTCTCGTGCTCATCCACAATGAACCTGCCGATGTTGGACTCCGCAACCTGGACCCCACCCCCTCCAAGGGCAAGAAGG GCTCCTCGAAGGAGGAGAGCACCCTGCAGGAGCTGCTGCTCTCCCCCTACCTGTGGGTGCTCTCCACTGGCTACCTGGTGGTGTTTGGAGTAAAAACCTGCTGTACCGACTGGGGCCAGTTCTTCCTTATCCAGGAGAAAGGGCAGTCGGCCCTCGTGG GTAGCTCCTACATGAGTGCCCTGGAGGTCGGGGGCCTTGTAGGCAGCATCGCAGCTGGCTTCCTGTCAGACCGGGCCATGGCCAAG GCGGGGCTGTCCGTGTACGGGAGCCCTCGCCATGGCCTGTTGCTGCTCATGATGGCCGGCATGACAGCGTCCATGTACCTCTTCCGGGTGACGGTGACCAGTGACTCCCCCAAG ctctggatcctggtgTTGGGAGCTGTGTTTGGTTTCTCCTCATATGGCCCCATCGCCTTGTTTGGAGTCATAGCCAATGAGAGTGCTCCTCCCAACTTATGCGGCACCTCTCATGCCATTGTGGGACTCATGGCCAATG TGGGCGGCTTTCTGGCTGGGCTGCCCTTCAGCACCATTGCCAAGCACTACAGCTGGGGCACAGCCTTCTGGGTGGCTGAGCTGGTTTGTGCAGCCAGCACCGCTGCCTTCTTCCTGCTTCGAAACATCCGCACCAAGATGGGCAGAGTGCCCAAGAAGGCTGAGTGA
- the SLC37A4 gene encoding glucose-6-phosphate exchanger SLC37A4 isoform X4 yields the protein MTWVSCCPLPSPAGLITSSQSAAYAISKFVSGVLSDQMSARWLFSSGLLLVGLVNIVFSWSSAVPVFAALWFLNGLAQGLGWPPCGKVLRKWFEPSQFGTWWAILSTSMNLAGGLGPILATVLAQSYSWRSTLALSGALCVAVSFLCLVLIHNEPADVGLRNLDPTPSKGKKGSSKEESTLQELLLSPYLWVLSTGYLVVFGVKTCCTDWGQFFLIQEKGQSALVGSSYMSALEVGGLVGSIAAGFLSDRAMAKAGLSVYGSPRHGLLLLMMAGMTASMYLFRVTVTSDSPKEVAFWTAALHPLAELTGFTEHELWILVLGAVFGFSSYGPIALFGVIANESAPPNLCGTSHAIVGLMANVGGFLAGLPFSTIAKHYSWGTAFWVAELVCAASTAAFFLLRNIRTKMGRVPKKAE from the exons ATGACCTGG GTGTCCTGCTGcccgctcccctcccctgcagggctCATCACCAGCAGCCAGTCGGCAGCCTATGCCATCAGCAAGTTTGTGAGCGGCGTGCTGTCCGACCAGATGAGTGCCCGCTGGCTCTTCTCCTCCGGGCTGCTCCTGGTCGGCCTGGTCAACATAGTGTTTTCCTGGAGCTCCGCGGTCCCTGTCTTCGCCGCTCTCTGGTTCCTTAAtggcctggcccaggggctgggctggcccccCTGCGGGAAGGTCTTGCGGAAG TGGTTTGAGCCATCTCAGTTTGGCACTTGGTGGGCCATCCTGTCAACCAGCATGAACCTGGCTGGAGGGCTGGGCCCCATCCTGGCCACTGTCCTGGCCCAGAGCTACAgctggcgcagcacgctggcgcTGTCTGGGGCCCTGTGTGTGGCTGTCTCCTTCCTCTGTCTCGTGCTCATCCACAATGAACCTGCCGATGTTGGACTCCGCAACCTGGACCCCACCCCCTCCAAGGGCAAGAAGG GCTCCTCGAAGGAGGAGAGCACCCTGCAGGAGCTGCTGCTCTCCCCCTACCTGTGGGTGCTCTCCACTGGCTACCTGGTGGTGTTTGGAGTAAAAACCTGCTGTACCGACTGGGGCCAGTTCTTCCTTATCCAGGAGAAAGGGCAGTCGGCCCTCGTGG GTAGCTCCTACATGAGTGCCCTGGAGGTCGGGGGCCTTGTAGGCAGCATCGCAGCTGGCTTCCTGTCAGACCGGGCCATGGCCAAG GCGGGGCTGTCCGTGTACGGGAGCCCTCGCCATGGCCTGTTGCTGCTCATGATGGCCGGCATGACAGCGTCCATGTACCTCTTCCGGGTGACGGTGACCAGTGACTCCCCCAAG GAGGTAGCTTTCTGGACTGCGGCTCTCCACCCTCTCGCTGAGCTCACAGGCTTTACGGAGCACGAG ctctggatcctggtgTTGGGAGCTGTGTTTGGTTTCTCCTCATATGGCCCCATCGCCTTGTTTGGAGTCATAGCCAATGAGAGTGCTCCTCCCAACTTATGCGGCACCTCTCATGCCATTGTGGGACTCATGGCCAATG TGGGCGGCTTTCTGGCTGGGCTGCCCTTCAGCACCATTGCCAAGCACTACAGCTGGGGCACAGCCTTCTGGGTGGCTGAGCTGGTTTGTGCAGCCAGCACCGCTGCCTTCTTCCTGCTTCGAAACATCCGCACCAAGATGGGCAGAGTGCCCAAGAAGGCTGAGTGA